The sequence AGGGCAGGCTGGCCGCGCTGCTCGCGGAGAACGCTCAGCTCAGGGCTGAGCTGCAGGCGCTCAAGCATCACTTTGGCCTCCTGCCCGCCGCTGGTGGTGCCGGGACTTTGCCCCTGCAGGCTCTGCTATGGATGAACCCCTGGACTGGAGACCCGCGAGCTGGGCCTGAGCCACTCCCACCTCTGCCGGGCTCCCATGGCTGCGTCTGGAGGCCATGTGCTCTGGACGCTGGGGTTCCAGGATTCCAGAGCTGCCTAGTGGCTCACAGGTGGAAGTGGCCCGGCCACTTCCCCCAGGTACTCCCAGGACCCTGCACCCCCCAGCCCCAAGAGAATGGATATGGCCTTGCAGGCGGCACTCCCAACCACCTTCTTCACCTGTCACCCCCTGGGTGGGCATGGGGGGCCCAGACCTGAGCTTCGGCCCTGCTGGGATCTGTGGTCACCAGTGCCCACTGGCTGCCCGGCCTCCCGGCCCTCAGCTGTGTTGCTGACACCCACTGCTGATCCCGTGGGGCTGCCTCCCAGCGGGGCCTGTCCTGTCCGAGGGCATTGTCCTGAGGGTCTCActcagccctccctgccccacaaACTGTGCATCAAGTCCCCAGCCTCAGGCAGAGCACCTGGAAGTTGGGAGGGTGGCGGGGGCCCCCTGTGAGGGCTTTCCCTGGGCAGGGCTAGGCCTGTAAGGGGTGGTGGGGCCGAGCGTGAGTTCGTCTGGGGGGATGAGCGGCTTGGTCTTGACCCAGCTCCCATTATTTGGCAAGGCTTGTGGGAAGCAGGGGGGTGGTGCCCTGGCTGGGAAGTCTTCTTCTCAGTGTCCAGGCCTCTAGGAGCAGGGCATGGGGTTCCGTCTTGGATCACACCATGGCTCCCATCTTCCCTGAAATATGTGCTTTGGGtaattccttttcctcccttctttcctttcttccgtCTGTaatccatctatccatctgtctgttcttccattcatttattcatttaatcactCATTCTTGTGCTCATttgtttatcattcattcattgattcattctctcattcatttatttacaattcACATGTCCCCTCACCCACCCGCTCATGGTCTTTATACTCCTCCCTCTGTGCTCAGCTTAGTGACAAGTGTGAGGACACCCTCCTGGCTTTGGGGTTGTTATTCTGGGAGTGGTGGTGGAGTGTTGGGGACAGACATACTGAGGGCCATCCTGAAGGAAGAGGTAATGTCTCAGGATGGCTGAATCCTCATTTCTTAGGGGGCTTTTTGGGGGGTCTTGCTTCTCATCCAGTTTGGGGATCAGACTTACCCAGTCCAGACGGCTTCCTCTGTGTCGTGGGTCAGGACTGTGAGCCACTGGAACAGGTCAGCGATATCTGGGGTGAGGGAggtcagttttctctctctccctggctgCTCACTGCTTCTTCTCCACCCCAGCTGGACAGGAATATGCACCTCTCTGCAGAGACCCTGGAGCCCCAGAGCTCAACAAAGTCCCCCCCTGCTGCACTTTTTAATTACTCACTCaggcctttcttcttttttaaaaattgtttcagtgCTTTTATTAGATTCTGGATAAAAAGACCCAACTTCAGTTGTGGGGAGAGCTGGTGGTGGCTCCTCTGGGCTGATACAGTCAGTGAGTACTGGATACCCCTGGCCAGGGGTTCTCTGGATTCCCCAAGGTCATTAGGCCTCAGGCACACCACCTACCAGGCTCAGGGCTGGGCTAGTTCTCAGCCACCCTAGGTTTATCACAGCCTCAAAAGTGTGCAGGCCAAGAGCCCTGCTTCTCCTGGGCAGTGCAAGGAGCCCCATACATCACTGCTCAGCCCTCGTGCTCGGCCCTCCTGCAGGGTCAGAGAACAAGGACCCACTCAGGCCTTCCATCCTGCTGGTCACAGCTGCAGCAATCAGCCTTGTGGGGATCAGCCAGCACCCGTCCCTCTGAGAATCTgcactggcagctcagcagctATCCCTGGGCACACATTGGTGGGTAGTAGTCACCCACTGCCCTGCTTTCTCTCCCATCTTTGGTCTTAGGACACATCTCCTAAGAGTGtcctggggaggcaggaaggagggctgcctggaggaggtggctcTGGTCTGTCTCTCCCTAACCAGCGCCCACAGCCAGGAGGGGGTAGACTGGGGGTACAGAGGAGCCCACTCCTGATACAAAGATGCCACACAGCCATGGCTGATACTGCACAGAGGCCTTTAATGCTGACCTGGCCTTGGCTAGAGGGatatgaaaaaatcctaaagggagagggagggaggaagtgggagCGGCTGGGGAGCATCCTGCTGCTGGGAGCTGTGGGTGGCTTGGTGCTTTCTCTCGTTGATGCCACCCAGCCAGTGTGTCCCAGGTGTCTGAGGTGTCCGAGCCCAGCTCACTCATGCCCAGTGGAGTTTGGGGAGCGAGGGCTGGCCACGCTTGCATTACTCAGGCCCCCTTTTAGCACCAGTCGGAAAAACCCAGAGAAGGATCTGCCTAAAGCAAATCAGAATTTCCACATCAGGAGGGGCCCCCAGAGTCTCTTGATGAGTGGTCATCCTGTCTCTATTTGAATACCTCTAGGGATGGAGAACTCACTTCCTCCAAAATTTTATCACCACTCTTTCTCTAGACTCAAAACCCACTTGTTGCAAACTTCCACCTTAATCCTTTTCTTACCACCGGGGGTCACTCAGAACCCCCTCCTGCATCCCTCGCTCCGATTGGAGGTGCTGGTTCCTCCTCTCCAAAGTAGAGACCACCACACCCACCTCAAAGGGTTTAAGAagattaaatttcatttattgcGTGCATAGCACTTCATACACAGcaagtattcaacaaatattgactgccctctcttcctttccttctcagaaAGCTCTCATGTTCCCAGACCCAGAGTAGGGCTCTCTTCAGGGGAAACATCCTCTCATTCTTCAAAACGCTTTCTCTTTGCCCTGGcctggttcttttctttttttttttttggtcaatgcTATTTATATATGATGGCCCCTGGAACTAAAtatgaatcatttcttcattcatcaaatatgctttttttcaacaaatattttctgagctcttactatgtgtcAATCAGGAAATGAATGAGAGGAAAAAGTGCTTCAGACTAAGGAGTTTGCAAGAGGAAACTTGCacaaatatctaaaatatctaGAACATTCACCTTAGACATGTTGATTTCCCTCCTCCTATGTTGGCCTCTGGGACCACACATGTGGCCTCTGCCCTCCGAGAGCCAATGGGCAGCTGTCAACCTTCCATGTGGCTGCCTGGGAGCTCGGGCTATAAGAACTCTAGTGTCATGACCTACCCTGCAGTGTACACGGGCCCCTCAGGTTATGTCTATCACATTCATGATTGACTGACTTAGGGACCGAATTTTAAGACATTGTGCAACCACATGTTACCTTTCCTCTTCCACCCATCCTTGAAGGCTGGTGAGATCTCTTTGGCTATGAATGTATGGAATTCCCTTCCTGCTTCAGGTCCATGTAGAGTGTGCAATAAACATTGAATAAAAGTCTGCCCGATTTGTTGGAGATTCCAGGGGCAGAGAGAAAATGAGTTGAAGATGCTGATGAAGCAAGCCACATTTCTCTGTCTTGTCTACAAGGAATCACAGACACATCCTGGCTGAATCCTGTGTTACCTGACTTCTTGAGAGTCAAATCGTGGTCCAAGGACCAGCAACTTCATCATCACccgggagcttgttagaaatgaagaatctcAGCCCCCCCACAAATGGCTGAATCACAACCTGCATGTTCACAAGATCCCCAGAAGATccatatgcacattaaagtttgagaagcatcgATCCAGAGCAGGGTTGGCAAACGTTTCCTGTATGAGGGGCCGGAGAGTAAATTTTTTCGGCTTTGTGAGACAGATGATCACAATTGCATCTATTCCACTCTGTCGCTGTAGCAtgaaagtagccatagacaatatgatAGCAAGGGGGTggagctgtgttccaataaaacttgatttccCAGATTTGGCCTGTAGGTCGTAGTCTGCTGATGATGTATACTCTGGAGTGGAATTGTGGATCCAAGCTTGTCTTCAAACTTGATACTGCTGAAGTGTTCTGTAGAATGgtactaccaatttatactcccttGCAGTTTGTGTTCTGCCAACACATGGTTTTGATGGACTCTTTGAGTTTTGCCAACCTGGTgtgtataaaatgattttaacCTGCATTTCTCTGTTGAATATCTTTGCCAAAATCTGTTGGCCACTTGGGTTTCCTCGTCTATGATCTCCTGTCCAGCTGGGATATTTGCCTTTTCTCTTATTGTTTTCTCagtgctctttatatattctggatatacaTCCTTTATCATGGATGAATATCACAGACTTCTTGTctgacttgtctttttattttatttctggtgtGTTTTGAACCATTCTGAACCAAGGCACTCATTCCATCCCTATACACAAGTTGGAAAATTGGATGTAGccaaatttatcaatcttttatgGTTTGTACATTTTTGTCTTGTATAAGAATCCTTCCATGTCTCAAGGTCCTAAAGATAGTCTCCTAAATGTTCCGAtgaatgtttttaagttttacttttcacatttagatGTTTAGCCCatcctctttctgtctttctttcattctcaaaCTTTCTTGAACAAAAGAATCACCTAGAGGTGCTTATTTAATTACAGACCTCCTGAGTTCAGACTTTCCAGGAGACAGCCTTGGCATCTGTACTTTTCACTAGTTCCCAGGTGATTGTTATAATCAGACCAGTTTGGGAAAAGTCGGCTTAGTGGTTAGCAGATGGGTTAGGAAGATGGTCAAGCCCAGCATCCCATCCTGGCTGGTGGTCTCGCTCATATTGCTTATCAGTAAGTGGAGATTCCAAGTGTGCACATCCTGCAGAAAtttcttgtgaagattaaa comes from Rhinolophus ferrumequinum isolate MPI-CBG mRhiFer1 chromosome 18, mRhiFer1_v1.p, whole genome shotgun sequence and encodes:
- the LOC117037600 gene encoding LOW QUALITY PROTEIN: uncharacterized protein LOC117037600 (The sequence of the model RefSeq protein was modified relative to this genomic sequence to represent the inferred CDS: deleted 1 base in 1 codon), which gives rise to MDVGLLDLPDAPQGHGKIPRGARGRGPALRRQREFLPEEKKDTVYWEKRRKNNEAARRSREKRRLNDAALEGRLAALLAENAQLRAELQALKHHFGLLPAAGGAGTLPLQALLWMNPWTGDPRAGPEPLPPLPGSHGCVWRPCALDAGVPGFQSCLVAHRWSGPATSPRYSQDPAPPSPKRMDMALQAALPTTFFTCHPLGGHGGPRPELRPCWDLWSPVPTGCPASRPSAVLLTPTADPVGLPPSGACPVRGHCPEGLTQPSLPHKLCIKSPASGRAPGSWEGGGGPL